The proteins below come from a single Mustela erminea isolate mMusErm1 chromosome 14, mMusErm1.Pri, whole genome shotgun sequence genomic window:
- the LOC116572768 gene encoding olfactory receptor 49-like — protein sequence MPMEMGNGTTVHEFTLEGFPAIQHLGKVLFLVHLLAYLASIAGNVIIITITCADSRLHTPMYLFLSTFSFLECGVISAVIPKLLVIFLSGKQKISFPACFIQAFVFLFLGTVGFLLIAVMSLDRYVAICKPLHYPTIMNLKTCFLLVTACFILAFPFITGLVVKVFQLSFCGPRIIPHFFCDLAPLIHLSCSDTRPTEMLTFVLALFVLITSLIITIIAYSNIVVTIIQLPSAKEKQKAFSNCSSHLIVLSLMYGSCVFIYVKPKQTNRLESNREAALVNTVVTPLLNPVIYTLRNKQVHRALRETMCRMKISR from the coding sequence ATGCCCATGGAAATGGGGAATGGGACAACTGTCCACGAATTCACCTTGGAGGGGTTTCCTGCCATCCAGCACCTGGGAAAGGTCCTCTTCCTGGTGCACTTGCTGGCATACCTGGCATCCATTGCTGGCAATGTGATCATAATCACCATCACCTGTGCTGACTCCCGACTCCATACACCTATGTATTTGTTCCTCAGCACTTTCTCCTTCTTGGAGTGTGGTGTCATAAGTGCTGTTATTCCTAAGTTGCTTGTCATCTTTCTCTCAGGCAAGCAAAAAATTTCCTTTCCTGCCTGTTTCATAcaagcatttgtctttttatttcttggaacAGTAGGTTTCCTCCTCATAGCAGTGATGTCTCTGGATCGGTATGTGGCCATTTGCAAGCCTCTGCATTACCCGACCATCATGAACCTGAAGACTTGCTTCCTCCTGGTCACTGCCTGCTTCATATTGGCCTTTCCCTTTATCACTGGGCTGGTAGTGAAGGTTTTCCAGTTGTCCTTCTGTGGTCCCCGTATCATTCCTCACTTTTTCTGTGACCTTGCCCCCCTGATTCATCTCTCCTGCTCTGACACCAGACCTACTGAAATGTTGACCTTTGTCCTCGCTTTGTTTGTCCTTATAACATCTCTTATCATAACCATCATTGCCTACAGCAACATAGTAGTCACAATCATACAACTCCCATCAGccaaggagaaacagaaagcttTCTCTAACTGCTCCTCTCACCTCATAGTCCTCTCTCTGATGTATGGCAGCTGTGTGTTCATATATGTGAAACCAAAGCAAACGAACAGGCTGGAGTCCAACAGGGAGGCTGCCCTTGTGAACACGGTGGTGACCCCCTTGCTCAACCCTGTCATCTACACTCTGCGGAACAAGCAGGTGCACCGGGCTCTGAGGGAGACAATGTGCAGAATGAaaatatcaagataa